The genomic stretch aGGTTTCTACTTGAAAAATGCCCCTTTTGATTTGATGGTTTCTTCTTCGTTGTTGGATATTGTACTTTGTTTAGTACGTGGTTTTAGTTTATACATTGTACAACAGGAGTTGTACTAACACACAGAAATCGAACAGGTTCTTGTCTGCTCTAAAAAGGCCGTGGACTATCAATGTTAATCAGAGTGGATTTGAATTTGAACTTTTAACTGTACTCACACGAGAGCTTCTTGTCCATAAACctgaaaaaaatggaaaagacaCATTAGCTCATGTTACTGATCCTTACAGATGATACATCTCAGGCTAGACAGACaggttagctaatgttagcttattTCTACTGCAAACAATGTAGCACAGTCGCTGCACGGGTACGTAGTTTGAACGTACTTCTAAGCACGTTCAAACTATAGTGTACAGGTTCACTTCAACAACATCTTCAACTTACTTCTTCAGCTCGGGTGGGTGTGCTTTGctcattttgtatttattttcttaacgCCGACAAAGTTCCTCGTATGATTTTGGTTGCACAGAAAGATCCGCGGAAGGAAAACGTGCGCAGAGGGACCGGATGTTAACCGGCGGACTTCCATCGTGATTCGATGCTGCTATGTTTGCACACCGCCGACACGAGGCCGGAGGAGGTAAGGACAGTTAGGTTTCTTACTTTCTACAAAAATATAACTTATACTactactatatatatatatatatatatatatatatatatatatatatatatatatatatatatatatatatatatgtatatatatatatatatatatatatatatatatatatgtatatatatatatgtatatatatatatatatatatatatatatatatatatatatatatatatataaaatattccCAGTTCATTACCAATCCATATTCCTCTTTCCTCATCAACGTCATCAAAGTCAGTTTTGTGTCATTCATGagttcttttcttttgcttcttGGACATGATCATGTCGACTGAaagttatatttttatatatatatatatatatatatatatatatatatatatatatatatatatatatatatatatacacacacacacacacacacatatatacacacacacatatatatgtatatatatacatatatatttatatatatatgtgtgtgtatatatatatatatatagtgtgtgtgtatatatgtgtatatatatataatgcaacatatatagtttttaaatgtactttcaaTACGTACATTTACtgcaaaaaatatttctgatacttaagtacatttaatatcagatccCTCAAGTGCGTTCCATATGGAAATATGACTCCATATGAattttactaaagtaatattttaacaccatatctaACTCAAGTCCGACTTTTGGGcacttttttacaacactgggaGAACCTGCATTGTTGTAAACATGCTACCAAATGTAGCAAGCAGACAAATGTAAACAGCATTGTAAACTGAGAGGATGGTATACTTTGCAGAGAAAGCTATTTCATACAAAGTGTTCAGGAACTTACTGCTCACTTTACGAGTATGAAAAACTTGACTTAATTTACAAGATCAGTAAAAAGAACTTACACAACACCTCGTGAGAATTAAGTTTTAATTATGTAACCTATAAAGAGCCATAAACCAATTTACAAAAATCCTCAAAAAAGTGGAAGCTTCATAAACTACTTAATATTTCACTACACTTTCACAGTAGCTGaaaattttttgaaaaaagaaaaacaaaaaaactcatgTTGATCCTAGGCTTGGGCAAATATTAGATATTATTGAATATTATGCCATCATATTCAATATTCTTTTCATGATAATGAATATCGAACAGCTATTACTGTATCTTAGGCCTttcttttgaaaagaaaatgcacgcTGAGCTGTTGTGGCAGTGGAGGTAATTTGCTTCGATATTTGACGAGGTAGGAGACCCGGCTGGCAGAGGTTACTATAGGTCAGTCGGCCTGATGTAGCAGCATGCATGCAGTGTTTTAACGTACAGACATGGAGAACTTAGTTTCAAAGAAGTAAGCCAGCCCGCCAGTTTGGTAATATTTTGGGTTGAAAGCGGGACGACATGGCAGGCCAATAAACGATAATATCTATCTATCACGATATTTGGGCGGGACAATATCATGATAGAAAATGTTGGATATCGCCCAAGCCTAGTTGATCCTTGTTCATTCACCAAAGCACACTTATCaagcatcacacacactgaagggcTGCCAGTTTATCTGTTTGCATAGCTAGGTAATATCATCCGATCATGCCAGCTACAAAGACAGGCCGTAATGAAAGGCATTGTATTAGATATTACCATCAATGACAGCCATTTAAAGTTTGTTCATTCTATATATCATGACATTGACCACTACCACATGTTGGAAGCTTTCAACAGCACATACAAACGCTCAGAACATTTCACACTTGTAATTTTATTCATACCTTGGGACTTAAAGAGCTTAACTTCCACCTAGTGCTCTGAGCAGTGCTACAAAGTCAGTGCAGATAGCCAGGTCCAGTGACAATCCAAAAAGTGACACACCAGAGTTCCCACCAATCTATGACTAATTATTGCCGAAACTGcaagaaaaataactaaaatacagcagaagacatttctgatgttaGCTAGAGCACTCCAGATGTCTGGTGTAAAAATAGACTCTAGCTAACAAGATATCTCTGGCAGTGCTTTGGCTATGGATGTGCAGATGGCCTAGAGTCAAAGGGCTAAGACCATCTTAAAGGGGGAGTTCAGccccaaataaaaaatacatgtttttcctcttacctcTAGTGCTTTTTAtctatctagattgttttggtgtgagttgagAAAGGGAATCCACTCTGTGTGATtaaaccacagaccttattgtGAGCAGTTccatgtaggaactattttctttctatccaACTACACTGTAACACTGCACAGTAGCATGCATCTtctcatggacgagaggctcgtACTGGTGCAGCGCGGGATGTAAAGATTAATGGTgccctcctcagctgagctgtaacattttgctagcttagttagctagcctcttgtcAATGAGTTTTGCGTGGTGATAAGCCAAGcaaatagttcctacatgaaactgctcacagcaaGGTCTGTGGTTTATCTtgagagacattgctgttgagtttttcaaatgttttcttttgtttgtttttttctttgtgctttgaGCGCCACAAGCTGAGAGCCATTAGTTCTATTATagtggagagaaggcagacatctctaagCCCAATACCTCCAAAACTCGGCAACtcgcaccaaaacaatctagatggataaataggactactgggtgaactgtccctttaactttAGATGTTTTGGGAATCAAAGTAATCTGTACAAAATCATGGTGTGTCAGTGATGTCAAACTCTATCAAAGAAACATAATAGTTTTTGCAtgccacccccccacccccagtTTGTGGACACAAACTGATTAACATAATgtactgaaacagaaacaggtggCTAGGTGGAGAACATTTGAAAATCTGAATAGAACTAAAGTATGCTATAGAAATTGGTTGGCATTAAAGTATATGTGATTTATAGTAAAAAGGGCGATATAAAACAAGCAAAACCCCTGGTATGCTTCTTTAACAATCAATTCTCTTTAACACTTGATATATTGGTGTAGATAACATTAAACCAACAGCACAGGTGTAAAAACATGTTCTGAATGCTTCAATCAATGAACTGGTTCATCAAAAAGAATATCAGAGATTTCATGACTATCCGCTCTCCAATCCTTCAAGGCAAAAAGGCAATCACTGATGACATTCACAGTGAATCTCAGGCTTTGCTGGCCTGATGTGTGTAGCCCTCTGTGATActgtcctcctccaccctgACTCGCAGGTGCTCCTGACAGTGTTCTAGGAAAGAATCCAGTGCTGAGAAGCCCTGTTGGCAGGGCACACAGTGGTACAGCCTGTGTCTCTTTGAGCCCGGCCATTTGCAGGTATCCATTTCCTTTGTGCACACACTGCACTGCCTCCTCTTCACAGCGGACTGGTGGAGCTCCACATGCTCCCTTAGCTGtgactgcagagagaaaacctCTGCACAGGAGGGGCATGGGAACTCTCTCTcaacctcctcttcttcttcctcctcctcctcctcctcctcgtctacCACCACCATTGCCTCCTCCACTTCTGGCAATTCTCTGCAtctctctggatcagtaacCATGGCCACTTTCCCGGGCCTCCCTGGACCAGCCCTCACAGTCTTGTTATCTGCTaggctgatttttattttgtttggtcTATTTTCTGATAACTTGTAGTCTTTGGTGGTACATCCTACAGACTGGCTTGTATTTTTGATCATGGTGAAGCTTGAGgctgtgtgctgtttgtaaTGTGCTCTAAGTGACAAATGATGGACGAAGACTTTTCCACAGACCTGACATGGATATGTGCCTCCTCTCCTGCGCTTGCTCATGACTGGCCTTGGTTCTCTCATAATATTTTTCTCCCTGCTGTGCTTCTCTTTTCTGTGCAGGTACAGCTTAGAGGTGCTCCTGAAAACCATGTCGCAAGAGCGACAGCTCAGAAGTTTGTTTTTAGACTTTGGCCCATTAATTGGATCTACACACACCTTTCTATTCTCTCCTTTTGTCACTACTCCACCAGCCCCTTCTGCTTTGGTCTTTTGTCCCAGTGAAGTCATCACCCATTCTTCTGCGTGGTTGGTCTGTTTATGGCGTTGCAGTCCAGCCTCTGTGCGGAAGATTCTTGAACAGAATTGGCACATTTTGACAGTTCTGCTGCCCGACCCTGGTGTATCTGAAGAATCTGAGCGGGTGGAGTCTCCCTCAGATACTGGTGGAGAATCATCTGGAAGGCTACTAGCATCAACTATATCTGATGGGGATGGTGGTTCACTACAGCCAGCCTGCTGATGGTGCAGCAAAGCCTGCTTCTGGCTGAAGCCTCTTCCACATGGGGCACATGCATAAGGGCTACTGTCCAGGAGGTGAGGCTGGCGGTGAGGTGACTTGTCCTGTAGCCTGCTAGGATCTGGGGTGTGAGTTGTACACGCAGGACACTTGTGTAACTGTAAGGACGACCTCAGGGAGAACTCCTGCCCACAAGAGGGACACCGATGAGGCTTAGGTAgcgtgtgtttttgttcctggTGGTGCAACAGGTCTGTGGCATAAGGGAAGCCCTTACCACATTCTTGACAAACATATGTGGCTAGGTGGGATGGTTGCTGCCTCTGGTTTcctgtgtgtggttttgtctCAGACCGTGCAATGAAGCTGGCGAGCTTGGAAAGAGTGTCTGCGGCGGTTGTGGGGCGGTTGAACGACTCCTGGGCCCTGGTGGCGCTCCAGCTGACTCCATCCATCCTCTTTCACCAAGCTCCTCCTGCTTTGGTTGAGGCAGAAGTTTGGGTCATTAACCTGGAAATCACACAAATataataactgaaataaaaggCTAACCGTATTTTGTCAAGAGGTCTTTAAACGGAATGGTACCTGACAGTGAAGTACAGTCAACAGCTAGTTAGCAATAGTCAAGTTTTAATTTGGAAAGGGGAAGCGTGCCTTCGTGGTAGCTTGTTCTCTACTTTGCTAACACTTACAGTCATGTGTAGCTAGGTGTcattttacagcagcacagaaACGCTCTTATATCTAAACCGGTCAGCAAGAGGTCAATTTAGTGAGGAGTCAATGCTACCGTAGCAGGAAGATTAACGCTACTCACCTTGCTGCGCGACCACAGGGTAGCTTCGtgtttgctaacgttagctggtTGCTAGCTGCGTTAACATGTTACAAATGCTCATCTTCCAGCTGCTCTGGCACTCAGACAAACGCGGTACAATGGCTATATTGCCAACTGGCTAAATTCAGCTGGTGTGTCccattattattttgtttggcTAACACAGAACACACTAGCATGGCTGCAAAagtgaaacctttttttcttttcttttttttctttttaaactttattgaacATTGACGTCAGACAGTCAAGAAGGCACATCATGAACGGGTTCATAGATATTCACATAAGTTTAACTGTGCGTGAgtaacaaacagacaaatacaaatgtttacAACCTTAAATTATGAGataagtaaataataaaaaatgagcaacagaaataaaataataaaaacaatcaggAATTAGGgcatgtatatatttatacagATGTTGggcttttttcatttcatttcatttattttaattgatcTTTTATATAGTGTTATCTCATTTAGAAAAGCAACACAGATgggagagggaaaacaaaatgaacaagaGATCGATGGTACATGGCATCCACAAACCCCCCAACCACCTCCAATCATGGCACAGACATCACAAGACATGGCATATGAAAAACAAGTGACAAAACacccaaataaaaataaaaatacagacaggCTGTCTACATGTAAGTCAAAATCCAGTTTACAGTGCAtggcatgaaaaataaaataatacaaaaaaatgtttcagtcacTGAGGGATCTCAGTCCCTCCTGAGTTCAAACCAGGGTCTCCCTCAGTTTTTATGTGTGTCCAAAGCAGTCCCAGGAGGTGGTCCCATCCTCCAGTTTACCTGTTAATCTGTTGAGCATGGACTCACAAGATGCAGTCTCGACCATTGCGTCCGCCCACTCTTTCATATTTGGACGTTGTTTTCCAATGTCTCAAAATGATTCTCGATGCAGTGATCAGACCGACCATAATAACAGAAAAGGTACCTTTTGAAATGTTAGTTTGGGATTTGTCCCCTGATAGTGTGGTAATATCGACGTATAATCTTATACTGTGTGAACTTTCCTCTTGCCTCTCTCACATATTTTCCACACTGCCACTAATCTCCAACCATTTCTCTTGTGTAAAACCTATTCTCAAATCCCTCTGCCACAACAGCTTCACATTAGATGATTCACCACTTACCCAATAGTTACTTAATTTATAAAATAGTGAAGCTGTATGGCATTCCTATGGCCTTTTAAGATAATCCAGAATTTGATTCTCTATGATTACTTTAAATTTAGAGGCTACACAATTTCTCATTTGTAggtatttccaaaaatgttgtttgcCTTCAAGAGTGAATTTGTGAGTAAGGTCAGCATAGGACATGAACATATCATCTTTATACAAGTCTCCTACAATGCATATGCCACATGAATGCCACTGATTCCAACAGACAGGTGTTTTTCCAATACAGATGGCAGATTGTCCATCCAGTCTACTGTGTCTCCCGTCTCTTCACGATATTTGGCTAATTTGGACATTTCAAATGCTAAATAGTACAATCTTGGATCTGGTAACCCCATCCCCCCTTCTCCTTAGGGGCACATAATTTACTCAATTTAATTCTTGCTTTCTTCCCTtcccaaagaaaatgtttaactatATTGTCATACCTCTTAAAAATGTCAGGCAGTATAGTGATTGGCAGCATCATAACCACATAATTAAATTGAGGGGCAACACTCATTTTTATAACATTAACCTTTCCCCACAGTGTAAGTCTGATCTTTTCCCACTTCTCTACATTAGTTTCAAACACTGGGTTAAAATTCAGTAGGGGCAGTTCATCCAGATCTTGGCTGAGTCTAATTCCTAAATAATTCATACCTTTAGGGaccatttaaattaaaatttttcCACCATGTGTGAATAGCATGATGTGGATAGAGGCATAGCCTCAGACTTATTCCAATGAATTGTGTAGCCTGAAAAATGGTGTCCATCAGATGTGGTAATGAGGTAAGTGGGTCAGTCACCATGGCCAAaatatcatctgcataaagcAATAGTTTGTGTCCCTGTCCTCTGACCTCAACTCCCTTAATGTTATTATTCATCCTAATACTGACCGCTAACGATTCCAAAAAAAGTATGAACAGTAACGGACTAAGAGGACAGCCCTGACGGGTCCCTCTAGAGAGACTAAAAAATGGTGATATTATCACATTAGTTATCACTGCAGCCTTTGGCTCCTTATATAATATCTTAACCCACCTGGAGAAGCATGGACCAAACCCAAGATGTGTCGGGGTGGAGAAGAGGAATCCCCACTCCACCCTATCAAAGGCCTTTTCAGCATCTAAGGAAATTGCAGCTATCGGTGCATCTTTTGACTGGCTCAACCACattaaatgtaacaattttCTCATACTATCTGTAGAGGATCTATTTTTCATAAAACACGCCTGGTTAGGATGTATAATGTTGGGCAGGACTTGTTGTAAGCGTAGGGCCAGCAcctttgttaatattttacaatCCAGATTGAGCAGGCTGATAGGTCTAAAATTAGATGGATCTGTTATATCCCTATCCTTCTTAGGAATTAAAGATATTAAGGCTTCGTTAAAAGTAGGTGGCACCTGTCCCTTCTCAAAAGCCTCCTGATAAACCTTCTGCAGAACTGGAGCAAGAATATCTATAAACTCTTTATAATATTCCGCAGGGAAACCGTTATAACCCGGTGATTTCCCGGTTTTCATTAATGAGACTGCCTTCCTTATTTCACACTCAGTTATCAGAGACTCTAGTTTCTCTGCATTGTCAAAGAGTAATTTAGGCATGTCAATGTTAGAGAAGAACATTTCTTGCTCCTTTTGATCGATACTGCTAAACGCTGTCGATGTATACAGTTTCTCATAGAATTGTTgaaataccttatttatatctGTAACTGAGGTAACTAGGGTATCCCCCTGTTTAATGGCTGGGATGGTATTCGAAAAGTCCTTCTGTTTCACTTGTCTGGCTAATATTTTCCCAGTTTTCTCCCCACCCTCATAAAAGTTAGTTTTTAATCTAAACAGAGCATATGCtacttttttattataatttttgtGCAGCTGGAATTTCAGCTTACAAAGTTCCTGATATTGTGACTCTGAATAATGCTCAGATAATTGattttcctttaatttaatttccttcTCCAAATCTTTGATTTTGTTAAggctgtctcttttcttttgagaaGCATATGGTATCAACTTCCCCCTTATATAGGCTTTAGACACTTCCCAAACAGTTTTAATTTCCTCTGTGCTTCcaatatttatttcaaaaaaagattttaaaccCTCTCCCAACAATGTCTTGAAAGGTTTGTCCTGTAGTAATGAAGTGTTTATTCTCCATCTAGGCCTCCCACCTGTTTCCAACTCCACCTTTAAACATAACTCCACTGCTGCATGATCAGTTATGGCAATAGTTCTTATGTAACAACTAACTACACTATTTATCAGGGAATTTGCAATTAAGAACAAGTCAATTCTGGAATGAGATTtgtgacagtgagaaaaaaggtATATTCCCTGCCATGGGGGTTAGAAAGCCTCCACATATCTGTTAGTCCCATATCTTCTTTTCTCATATGAATTGCCTCTCTATCTTTGGTCCTCAGTGGACCCTTAGACCTGCTTTTATCCAGGATGGGGTCCATCACTTCATTAAAATCTCCTGCTAATATTATATGCCCATCCATGTCTCCC from Pagrus major chromosome 7, Pma_NU_1.0 encodes the following:
- the LOC141000375 gene encoding uncharacterized protein, with the translated sequence MDGVSWSATRAQESFNRPTTAADTLSKLASFIARSETKPHTGNQRQQPSHLATYVCQECGKGFPYATDLLHHQEQKHTLPKPHRCPSCGQEFSLRSSLQLHKCPACTTHTPDPSRLQDKSPHRQPHLLDSSPYACAPCGRGFSQKQALLHHQQAGCSEPPSPSDIVDASSLPDDSPPVSEGDSTRSDSSDTPGSGSRTVKMCQFCSRIFRTEAGLQRHKQTNHAEEWVMTSLGQKTKAEGAGGVVTKGENRKVCVDPINGPKSKNKLLSCRSCDMVFRSTSKLYLHRKEKHSREKNIMREPRPVMSKRRRGGTYPCQVCGKVFVHHLSLRAHYKQHTASSFTMIKNTSQSVGCTTKDYKLSENRPNKIKISLADNKTVRAGPGRPGKVAMVTDPERCRELPEVEEAMVVVDEEEEEEEEEEEEVEREFPCPSCAEVFSLQSQLREHVELHQSAVKRRQCSVCTKEMDTCKWPGSKRHRLYHCVPCQQGFSALDSFLEHCQEHLRVRVEEDSITEGYTHQASKA